From the genome of Cedecea lapagei, one region includes:
- the emtA gene encoding membrane-bound lytic murein transglycosylase EmtA: protein MKLRGFIVLVLFLAGCSSHSPQQQAPWDPTIPTQRALTWMPITEQSGQQWGVSPRLITAIIAVESGGNPQLVSASNAIGLMQIKASTAGKEVYRNQGFSGQPSNSELRDPARNIDIGTAYLSILEHGILRGINDPQVMQYALIVSYVNGAGALLRTFDSDRQEAIDKINRLSPEEFYQHIATNHPAPQAPRYLYKVTRAMNAI, encoded by the coding sequence GTGAAATTAAGAGGATTTATCGTTCTGGTGCTATTTCTGGCCGGCTGTTCCAGCCATTCTCCCCAGCAGCAGGCGCCGTGGGATCCTACTATTCCAACCCAGAGAGCGCTGACCTGGATGCCGATCACCGAGCAGTCCGGGCAGCAGTGGGGCGTTAGCCCGCGGTTAATAACCGCAATCATCGCCGTCGAGTCCGGCGGCAATCCGCAGCTGGTCAGCGCCTCGAACGCTATTGGATTGATGCAGATTAAAGCTTCCACCGCAGGGAAAGAGGTCTATCGTAACCAGGGGTTTAGCGGTCAGCCGTCAAACAGTGAGCTGAGAGATCCGGCGCGTAATATCGATATTGGGACGGCCTACCTGAGTATTCTTGAGCACGGTATTTTGCGAGGGATTAACGATCCGCAGGTGATGCAATATGCACTGATTGTCTCTTACGTGAATGGCGCGGGCGCTTTGCTAAGGACCTTTGACTCGGATCGCCAGGAAGCGATAGACAAGATAAATCGCCTGAGTCCGGAGGAGTTTTACCAGCATATTGCAACCAACCATCCAGCACCGCAGGCACCGCGCTACCTCTACAAGGTAACGCGAGCCATGAACGCTATTTGA